A single genomic interval of Amblyomma americanum isolate KBUSLIRL-KWMA chromosome 11, ASM5285725v1, whole genome shotgun sequence harbors:
- the LOC144110710 gene encoding putative peptidoglycan muropeptide transporter SLC46, with protein MADEVRTEPPHTVPHHGSDSPNDSAEPNAVPYILQESKRSSDVSVVSCVSTWRRAVQTVLMARLEIFLVFYLVARRMSSTALQDLLIHKSCLNDLALNASVCSHLDDFEEFKDMAEKAASMTSMMRAVVLLTPSAVIAIFVGPWCDKYGYRTPLVTATFGFLASTLLDVFTVYHMGMALYVNILTAIPDGLCGGPICVLTAVCSEATLTTKEKRRRIRFFAISVTISLSSPLGSYVGGLLYGRFGWETVLYSSFAIAALGLVWSFVAIKNLMKPDHAKDGLSLRFRNFFQLQNLTESVRNAMKPRPNSGRLQLWCLFGAICCVMFDLASMGIAYFYVRKMYSWSVSHYSTVQSVSAVVGVALNTPIIYLFVKVFKISDPAMAVVGVSFATAQMIILGLAYEEWLYYLQCLVGLPSFVGQVGIRTHLSKLVGADEVGKIFSLLASFESVVPIAGEVLLTTVFNWSIGFLPGLPYLVIAVITSIAIGLTAYVTKLHRYSIKYQDMSATEVSSGPIND; from the exons ATGGCCGACGAAGTCCGCACGGAACCGCCGCACACAGTGCCCCATCATGGCTCTGATTCGCCCAACGACTCTGCAGAACCCAACGCAGTGCCTTATATCCTTCAAGAGAGTAAACGCAGCAGTGACGTTAGTGTGGTCAGCTGCGTCTCTACTTGGCGTCGAGCAGTCCAGACCGTGCTAATGGCCAGACTCGAGATATTCCTGGTGTTCTACTTGGTGGCCCGCAGGATGAGCTCCACCGCACTCCAGGACTTGCTCATCCATAAGTCCTGCCTCAATGACCTTGCCCTGAACGCCAGCGTGTGTTCCCACCTGGACGACTTCGAGGAGTTCAAGGACATGGCCGAGAAGGCTGCCAGCATGACCAGCATGATGCGAGCCGTCGTTTTGCTGACGCCGTCCGCTGTGATCGCCATCTTCGTCGGCCCCTGGTGCGACAAATACGGCTACCGGACTCCGCTGGTGACCGCCACGTTTGGGTTTCTGGCCAGCACCTTGTTGGACGTTTTTACCGTGTACCATATGGGGATGGCGCTTTATGTGAACATCCTGACCGCCATTCCAGACGGCTTGTGCGGCGGCCCCATCTGCGTCCTCACCGCAGTCTGCAGCGAGGCGACGCTGACCACCAAGGAGAAGCGGAGGCGCATAAGGTTCTTCGCCATCAGTGTGACCATATCGCTGTCCTCGCCTCTGGGCAGCTATGTCGGAGGCCTCCTGTACGGCCGCTTCGGTTGGGAGACGGTGCTCTATTCGTCGTTCGCCATCGCGGCTCTTGGACTGGTGTGGAGCTTCGTGGCCATCAAGAACCTCATGAAGCCCGACCATGCTAAAGACGGACTGTCGCTTAGGTTTCGTAACTTCTTCCAGCTGCAGAACCTGACCGAGAGTGTCAGGAACGCCATGAAGCCGAGGCCTAACAGCGGAAGGCTGCAGCTCTGGTGTCTCTTTGGGGCCATCTGCTGCGTCATGTTCGACTTGGCAT CCATGGGCATCGCGTACTTCTACGTGCGCAAGATGTACTCTTGGTCGGTGTCCCACTACTCGACGGTGCAGTCTGTCTCGGCCGTGGTCGGCGTTGCTCTGAACACGCCCATCATTTACCTCTTCGTGAAGGTGTTCAAGATCAGCGACCCCGCTATGGCCGTGGTCGGTGTCAGCTTCGCGACCGCGCAGATGATCATCCTCGGGTTGGCCTACGAAGAGTGGCTCTACTACCTGC AGTGCCTCGTGGGGCTACCTTCCTTCGTGGGTCAGGTGGGAATCCGTACCCACCTCTCCAAGCTCGTGGGAGCCGACGAAGTTG GCAAGATCTTCTCGCTGTTGGCCTCGTTCGAATCGGTGGTGCCCATTGCTGGCGAGGTGTTGCTGACCACCGTATTCAACTGGTCCATCGGATTCCTGCCCGGGCTGCCTTACCTTGTGATCGCCGTCATCACCTCCATCGCCATTGGCCTCACTGC GTATGTGACCAAGCTGCACAGATACAGCATAAAATACCAGGACATGTCCGCGACTGAGGTCTCCTCAGGACCGATCAACGACTGA